The sequence ACAGCAACTTACCATTTACCATCCGGACATTCGGAAGTTTCAATATTTGCCTTTACCAACATGAAACATCCACATAAAGTACAGCGCTTAGCTTCTGCATTATACTTTTCACAATTAGAACAAATTTCTAATCTTTCTTCGACTTTACTGTTGTGAGCAAGAACTCTATCCCCACACAATCCCTGTTTTGCTGTTTTAAAAGCTTCCGAA comes from Rivularia sp. PCC 7116 and encodes:
- a CDS encoding DUF6171 family protein; this encodes MSNSSPPSYPSNSKMLQNLFSEAFKTAKQGLCGDRVLAHNSKVEERLEICSNCEKYNAEAKRCTLCGCFMLVKANIETSECPDGKW